Proteins from a genomic interval of Oryctolagus cuniculus chromosome 8, mOryCun1.1, whole genome shotgun sequence:
- the APELA gene encoding apelin receptor early endogenous ligand has translation MKLQRFFFMFLILMMSLLFINGQRPVNLAMRRKFHRHNCLQRRCVPLHSRVPFP, from the exons ATGAAATTGCAACGattcttttttatgtttctcATTTTGATGATGAGTCTCCTCTTTATCAACGGACAGAGACCAG tCAATTTGGCCATGAGAAGAAAATTTCACAGACACAACTGCCTGCAGAGGAGATGCGTGCCTCTCCATTCCCGGGTGCCCTTCCCCTGA